ACCATGTACAACACGGCGCGCCGCGAGGGCTACAACGTGCTGGCCCTGGCCCAGCACCTGGACGACCTGGCCGAGAGCTTTCTCATGTCCGCCTTCCACGGCGGCCAGCTCAAGACCATGAAGGCCCATTACGTGGTCAACGACGGCGACCTGCGGGTGATCCGCCCGCTGATCTACGTGCGCGAACGCCAGACCGCCGACTTCGCCCGGGCGACCGACCTGCCGGTGGTGGCGGACAGCTGCCCGGCCTGTTTCGACATGCCCACCCAGCGCCAGCACATGAAGGAGCTGCTGGCCGGCGAGGAGCGCGGGAATCCGCGCCTGTTCAGGAGCCTGCTCACGGCCATGCGCCCGTTGATCGAGGAGGGGCTGCCCGAGCCGGCCCGGGAAACGCCACGGACCCGTCGGCGCAGCGCCTCCTGAAGCGGCAGGGGCGTCAGGGCGCCAGCGCCTTGCGGGCGCGCCGGAGAAAGACCTGCATCTCCTTCGCCGCCTGCTTGTCGCCCCGGCCCTCGGCCACCTCGATACCGCGCGTATAGACCTCCGCCGCCTCGGCCGGCTCACCCGCCTCCATCAGCGCCTTGCCGAGCAGCTTCCAGGCCGCGGAGTACTGCGGGTCCTGCGCCACGGCCTCGCGCAGGTGGGTCACGGCCGCCCGCGCCTCCCCCGCCTGCAGGTAGGCATTGCCCAGCGAAAAACGCAGCAGGGCGTTGTCCTGCCCGGACGCCAGCATCTGTTCAAAGTTCTCGATCATGCCCATGGTTCAGCTCTCATCTTCCGGGGCCTCACGTTCCGGGGTCTCACATGCCGGCCCCCCTGGCCTCATCGCCACCAGCCAGGCCTGGTCCCGCAGCCCCCCGGCGACATCGCCCACACATCCTTCCTCACGATAGGCCAGCACGCGCAGGCCCGCAAAAGCCCGCAGCAATTCACCGGGTTCCAGGCGATAGGCCGGATTGGCAGGCCCGCGCCCGGTGACCGCCTCGCGGGTCCAGGTCTGGTAGAAGAGCAGGCCGCCGGGACGCAGGGCGGCAGCGAGTGAGGGGAAGAGCGCGCGCTCCAGGAAATGGGCCACGACGATGACATCGAATGTCCCGGCCGGCGGCGGTTCGGCCACCACGTCGCGCACCCGCGACTGGATGGGCAGCCCCTGTGCACGCGCCAGGGCAGAGAGCCGGCCGATGGCCTCCGAGGAGCGGTCCCAGGCATGGGCCTGCAGACCACGCTGGGCCAGTAACCGGGCATTGGCACCCAGCCCGCAGGCCAGGTCCAGGGCCTCGCCTTGGGCCGGCAGGAGGTGCACATGGGCCGTCAGCACGTCTGCGGGGCGGGCGGGCGCGGGGTCGGCCTCGCGGTAACGGGCGTCCCAGCGGGCCTCCTCGTCGTCCATCAGCGCCGCCAGAAGGCCGGCGTGATCAGCACCAGCAGGGTGAAGATCTCCAGGCGGCCGAGCAGCATGGCAAGGCACAGCACCCACTTGGAAAAGTCGTTGATGTCGCGGTAGTGGGAACCCACGTCACCGAGCCCTGGGCCGAGGTTGTTGATGCTCGCGGCCACCGCCGAGAAGGCCGTCACCTGGTCCAGGCCCGAGGCCATGAGCAGCAGCATCATCACCGTGAACACGGCGATATAGGCCGAGAAAAAGCCCCACACCGCCTCGATGACCCGGTCGTCCATGGGCTTGCGCCCGACCTTGACCGTGAACTGGGCACTGGGATGCACCAGGCGCTTGAGTTCGCGCATGCCCTGCTTGAGGAGCAGCATGAAGCGGATCACCTTGAGCCCCCCGCCCGTGGAGGCGGCGCAGCCGCCGATGAAGCTCACGAACAGCAGCAGTACGGGCAGGAAACCCGGCCAGTAATGATAGGCGGCCGTGGTGAAGCCCGTGGTGGTGCCGATGGACACGGCCTGGAACACGCCGTGATGCACGGCACTGGCGGGATCACTGAAGGTGCCGGTGAAATAGAGATAACCCGAGGTGACCACCGCCACCGCGAACAGAATGGAGAAATAGACGCGGAATTCCGGGTCGCTGGCATAGGGCCTGAGGCTGACGCGCCGCCAGGCAAGAAAATGCAGGGCGAAGTTGGCGCCCGAGAGCACCATGAACACCACCGCGATCATCTCGATCAGCGGGCTGTTGAAATAGCCCATGCTCGCGTCGTGGGTGGAGAAGCCCCCGATGGCCACGGTGGAGAAGGCGTGGCTGATGGCGTCGAAGACCTCCATGCCGGCCAGCCAGTAGGCCGTGCCGCAGGCGATGGTGAGCCCGAGGTAGATGTACCACAGGGCCTTGGCCGTCTCGGTGATGCGCGGCGTGAGCTTGTTGTCCTTCACCGGCCCCGGCGTCTCGGCACGGAACAGCTGCATGCCCCCGACGCCCAGCATGGGCAGTACCGCCACGGCCAGCACGATGATCCCCATGCCGCCCATCCACTGCAGCTGCTGGCGGTAGAAGAGGATGGAATGCGGCAGCTCGTCCAGCCCCACGATCACCGTAGCACCGGTGGTGGTGAGGCCGGACATGGACTCGAACACGGCATCGGTGATGCTGACCGCCAGCTCCTCGGAGAGATACAACGGCAGGGCGCCGACCAGGCCCAGCACCAGCCAGAAGGAGACCACGACCAGGAACCCGTCGCGCAGGCGCAGCTCCTTTTTCAGGCGACGCACCGGCAGCCATAGCAACAGGCCGGCGCCGAGGATGATGAAAAAGCCGTCGAGAAAGGGCCAGATGCTGCCGTCGCGGTAGATCAGCTCCACCGCCACCGGCGGCAGCATGGAGAAGCTGAACACCATGAGCAGGAGACCGACGATGCGCTGGACGATGTTAAGCTGCACGCGCGGCCCTCAGAAGAAGGTGATGCCGACCTGGAACAGGCGCTCGACCTCGCCGATGCGCCGCTTGTCCACCAGGAACAGGATGACATGGTCTTCGGACTCGATGACCGTGTCGTGATGGGCCATCAGCACCTCCTCGCCGCGCACGATGGCGCCGATGGTGGTGCCCTGCGGCAGCTTGATCTCCTCGATGCGCTTGCCCACCACCTTCGAGTTGCCGGGGTCGCCGTGGGCCACGGCCTCGATGGCCTCGGCTGCACCACGCCGCAGCGAATGCACCGCCACCACATCGCCGCGGCGCACATGGGTCAGCAGGGCGCCGATGGTCACCTGCTGGGGCGAGATGGCGATGTCGATGGTGCCGCTCTCCACCAGGTCCACGTAACTCGGACGGTTGATCAGCGACATCACCTTGCGCGCCCCCAGGCGCTTGGCCAGCATGGCTGAGAGGATATTGGCCTCGTCGTCGTTGGTCAGGGCGCAGAACACGTCGGTATTCTCGATGTTCTCCTCCACCAGCAGCTCACCATCGGCGGCATCCGCGTGCAGCACGATGGTGCGGTCCAGGGTCTCCGAGAGCATGCGGGCACGGCGCCTGGCGCGCTCGATGAGCTTGACCTGGTAGTCCCGCTCCATGAGCTGGGCCAGGCGCCGGCCGATATTGCCGCCGCCGGCCAGCATGATGCGCTTGTATGGCTTGTCGAGCTTGCGCAGCTCACTGGTGACGGCACGGATATGCTTTTTCGCGGCGATGAAGAAGACCTCATCGTCCGGCTCGATCACGGTGGGCCCCTCGGGCAGGATGGGCCGGCCGCGCCGGAAGATCGCCGCCACCCGCGCCTCGATGCCGGGCATGTGCTCGGTCAGGGCACGCAGCTCGTTGCCCACCAGCTTGCCGCCGTAGTAGGCCTTCACCGCCACCAGCTGCACGCGCCCCTGGGCAAAGTCCAGCACCTGCAGCGCACCCGGGTGCTCGATCAGGCTCTGGATGTACTCGGTGACGAGCTCCTCGGGACTGATGAGCACGTCGATAGGCAGCGCATCCTGATGAAACAGCCGCTTGGCTGCGAGGTACTCGGGGGCACGCACGCGCGCGATCTTGGTCGGCGTGTGATAGAGCGTGTACGCCACCTGGCAGGCGATCATGTTGGTCTCATCGGAATTGGTCACGGCGATGAGCATGTCCGCGTCCTCGGCACCGGCCTGCGTCAGCACGCTGGGATGGGAGCCCTGCCCGACCACGGTACGCAGATCCAGCCGGTCCTGCAGGTCGCGCAGGATCTCGGGGCGGGTATCGACCACGGTGATGTCGTTGGCCTCGCTGGCCAGGCTGTAGGCCAGTGAACTGCCCACCTGCCCGGCACCGAGTATCAGTATCTTCATTTCTCGTTACCTGCCTGTTTCGGATCGATCCCCAGCGCGCGCATCTTACGATAAAGGTGCGTGCGTTCCATCCCCACGCGCTCGGCGAGCCGGCTCACGTTGCCGCCGACGCGGTCGAGCTGCTGCAGGAGATAATCACGCTCGAAGCGCTCGCGCGCCTCGCGCAGTGGCAGGTCGAGAAACGCATCTTCGACCGGCATCGATGCTGCCTCGGCCTCGCGCCGCTGCCCGAGGGCCGCCTCGACTTCATCCGCACCGATCTCCTCGCTGGTACCCAGAATCAGCAATCGTTGCACCAGGTTGCGCAGCTCGCGCACATTGCCCGGCCAGTCGTAGTGCACCAGGCGATTCTGTGCACGCAGGGAGAACCGTCGATAGGGCAGACCTTCCTGGCTGTTGAGCAGATCGACGTAGAAGTTCAGCAGTTCAGGCACATCCGCGGCATGCTCGCGCAGCGGCGGCACGACCAGCGGTACCACGTTGAGCCGGTAATAGAGGTCGTCGCGAAAACGCCCGGACCTGACCGCCTCGCGCAGATCGTGATCGGTGGAGGCGATGATCTGCGCGGTGAGTTCGACCCGCTCGTTGCCGCCCACCCGGGTGAAGGCCTCGCCTTCCAGGGCGTCCAGCAGGCGCCCCTGGGTCTGCAGATCCATGTCACCGACACCGCCGAGAAACAGCACGCCGCCGCCCGCCTGTTCCAGCAGGCCGTACTGGATGCGGTCGCCCTGCTGGCTGCCAAACAGTTCCTCGGCCGAGGTGTCGGGCGACAGCGAGGCCACCGTGACGGCGACGAAGGGCCGGTCGCGACGGGCACTGCGCGAGTGGAGATAACGCGCCACTGTCTCCTTGCCGGCACCCGGCTCGCCCGTGATGAGGACGCAGGTGGCATGCTGGGCGAGACGTCCGACCTGATCGCGCAGCTTGCGCATCACATCGCTCGCGCCGACCGGCTCGATGACGCGCCCCATCTCGCGCTTGAGTCCCTGGTTCTCGCGCGTCAGCTGCTCGGTGCGCAGGGCGCGGCTCACGGTGATCAGCAGCTTGGCCAGCGAGATGGGCTTCTCGATGAAGTCGTAGGCCCCCAGGCGGGTGGCCTCCACTGCGGTCTCCACGGTGGCATGGCCCGACATCATGATCACCGGACAGGGCAGGCCACCGCTCTCCCGCCACTCCTTGAGCAGGCTGACGCCATCCATGTCCGGCATCCAGATGTCGAGCAGGATGAGATCCGGCCGACGGTGCCGGCGCTCCTCGCGCGCGGCGGCGGCATTCTCCGCCACGGCCACTTCATAGCCCTCGTCCTCGAGGATCTCGCGCACGAGGTTACGGATATCCGGTTCATCGTCCACGACGAGGATGCGGTCTGCGGTCATGATTCCTTCTCTTCGTCCGGGACAGCGGTGATGCCGTTCACCAGTTCGTCGGCGACGCGCACCACCGGCAGGCGAATGACGATGCGTGCCCCGCCCTGCAGGCGGTTCTCCGCCCACACGATACCACCATGTTCCTCGACGATTTTCTTGACGATGGCCAGCCCCAGGCCGGTGCCCTTGATCTTGCCAGTGACGTAGGG
The window above is part of the Chromatiales bacterium genome. Proteins encoded here:
- a CDS encoding tetratricopeptide repeat protein, which encodes MGMIENFEQMLASGQDNALLRFSLGNAYLQAGEARAAVTHLREAVAQDPQYSAAWKLLGKALMEAGEPAEAAEVYTRGIEVAEGRGDKQAAKEMQVFLRRARKALAP
- a CDS encoding potassium transporter codes for the protein MQLNIVQRIVGLLLMVFSFSMLPPVAVELIYRDGSIWPFLDGFFIILGAGLLLWLPVRRLKKELRLRDGFLVVVSFWLVLGLVGALPLYLSEELAVSITDAVFESMSGLTTTGATVIVGLDELPHSILFYRQQLQWMGGMGIIVLAVAVLPMLGVGGMQLFRAETPGPVKDNKLTPRITETAKALWYIYLGLTIACGTAYWLAGMEVFDAISHAFSTVAIGGFSTHDASMGYFNSPLIEMIAVVFMVLSGANFALHFLAWRRVSLRPYASDPEFRVYFSILFAVAVVTSGYLYFTGTFSDPASAVHHGVFQAVSIGTTTGFTTAAYHYWPGFLPVLLLFVSFIGGCAASTGGGLKVIRFMLLLKQGMRELKRLVHPSAQFTVKVGRKPMDDRVIEAVWGFFSAYIAVFTVMMLLLMASGLDQVTAFSAVAASINNLGPGLGDVGSHYRDINDFSKWVLCLAMLLGRLEIFTLLVLITPAFWRR
- a CDS encoding class I SAM-dependent methyltransferase, which translates into the protein MDDEEARWDARYREADPAPARPADVLTAHVHLLPAQGEALDLACGLGANARLLAQRGLQAHAWDRSSEAIGRLSALARAQGLPIQSRVRDVVAEPPPAGTFDVIVVAHFLERALFPSLAAALRPGGLLFYQTWTREAVTGRGPANPAYRLEPGELLRAFAGLRVLAYREEGCVGDVAGGLRDQAWLVAMRPGGPACETPEREAPEDES
- a CDS encoding sigma-54-dependent Fis family transcriptional regulator, encoding MTADRILVVDDEPDIRNLVREILEDEGYEVAVAENAAAAREERRHRRPDLILLDIWMPDMDGVSLLKEWRESGGLPCPVIMMSGHATVETAVEATRLGAYDFIEKPISLAKLLITVSRALRTEQLTRENQGLKREMGRVIEPVGASDVMRKLRDQVGRLAQHATCVLITGEPGAGKETVARYLHSRSARRDRPFVAVTVASLSPDTSAEELFGSQQGDRIQYGLLEQAGGGVLFLGGVGDMDLQTQGRLLDALEGEAFTRVGGNERVELTAQIIASTDHDLREAVRSGRFRDDLYYRLNVVPLVVPPLREHAADVPELLNFYVDLLNSQEGLPYRRFSLRAQNRLVHYDWPGNVRELRNLVQRLLILGTSEEIGADEVEAALGQRREAEAASMPVEDAFLDLPLREARERFERDYLLQQLDRVGGNVSRLAERVGMERTHLYRKMRALGIDPKQAGNEK
- a CDS encoding tRNA 2-thiocytidine biosynthesis protein TtcA, with the protein product MITPVTPPKSLLRQVGRAIGDYGLIRDGDRVLLGLSGGKDSLSLLHLLLHFQRRAPIRFAVGAVTVDPQSDSFDPSVLIPYMEALGVPYFYRREPILELATEHMDNDSYCAFCARMKRGTMYNTARREGYNVLALAQHLDDLAESFLMSAFHGGQLKTMKAHYVVNDGDLRVIRPLIYVRERQTADFARATDLPVVADSCPACFDMPTQRQHMKELLAGEERGNPRLFRSLLTAMRPLIEEGLPEPARETPRTRRRSAS
- the trkA gene encoding Trk system potassium transporter TrkA; translation: MKILILGAGQVGSSLAYSLASEANDITVVDTRPEILRDLQDRLDLRTVVGQGSHPSVLTQAGAEDADMLIAVTNSDETNMIACQVAYTLYHTPTKIARVRAPEYLAAKRLFHQDALPIDVLISPEELVTEYIQSLIEHPGALQVLDFAQGRVQLVAVKAYYGGKLVGNELRALTEHMPGIEARVAAIFRRGRPILPEGPTVIEPDDEVFFIAAKKHIRAVTSELRKLDKPYKRIMLAGGGNIGRRLAQLMERDYQVKLIERARRRARMLSETLDRTIVLHADAADGELLVEENIENTDVFCALTNDDEANILSAMLAKRLGARKVMSLINRPSYVDLVESGTIDIAISPQQVTIGALLTHVRRGDVVAVHSLRRGAAEAIEAVAHGDPGNSKVVGKRIEEIKLPQGTTIGAIVRGEEVLMAHHDTVIESEDHVILFLVDKRRIGEVERLFQVGITFF